TAGGCAAAGCAAATTTCCTAAAGGCACGATAACCAGGGCAAAATGAAAACCAGTCAAACGCAAGATTCCAATTTTCCAAAGGGAACTTGTTTTGAGTTGTTTCCAGACAACTCGGACATTTGCCTGATGCATGCAATTGCAAACATAGTCTCATTTATTATAATCTTCCACTCCAAATGTCAGAAATATATATTTGACTCtgaatatgtgtataatatatattttttgatatAAAGAGGAGATTGTGATGAGCCGTGATGTGATATTCGAGAGAGGATTGGAGAGTTAAGTAATATATCTATAATGTGTGAATGACAAGTATTACGTaaataaatccaataatttaaACTCACAGGTACTGAATGTATAAATTATACATAATAGGTTAAATGATGATGGGAGGTATAATGTGGACAATAAAGCACTCACATATATGATGCCAAAAAGATATTATATTAAGAGGatcaaattttaacaaaaatgtaATGTAACTCGGTGgaagctcatctttcttcttcttaagGCGAGGAGGGAGAGGCCTGGGCCACTTCAATAATGTATacgatattatattatatttcacCTTGGTATTTATGGGTTCAACGCCACTAAAGCCTGCCATCGCGCTTTCTACGGTCCCTGCCTTTTACAAACCTCACCTACCATTCTTGCTCTGCATTTTGTTTTCCTACAGACAAAATCACTCTATAATGAGCAGCTTAGAAGTGTCATTGGTTGGCTTGGAATGACATCAATTAGATTCAAATAAAAAGTTTTGTATAACTAAATAGATCGGCTTTTAACTTAATTTGATTTTACCTGAGAAGTAGTTTGAAACCAAAATAATACCTGTGCTTATATCATGATGGAAGGAATCTAACATTATTATTTCCCCGAAattctgatttttttttaatttttttttataacacCAAATCTACGAAAagtattttaaaagataaaagaaatgaaaaaaatttaaaatgtcaTATCTAGAACATATAAAATCAAATGTGTGGGGTTTCTATATTCAGAAAAGAGATGTGTGGGGTTTTTGAAGTAAAGGTTTTGCCACCGATAGGTGCGGGGTTTATTACTTTAGTAGTAAGAAATTTGATGTTTTTAAGCCatgtttataattattaattataaaaaaaaatctaagaaaAATAAAGTGAAGATTTTGCCTTTATGAAGACAaaacaagaaagaagaaaagttgcATGGATAAAGCTGTGCCTTCTGCTGGTCTATAGCCCATAGTACTTGTATTATTGAATTCAATTTCAACATtacttataaatattaattagtctaaaaaaataataaataattatataatgcataattttgtattaaattaaagaaaagtgtCATCCCAAACTGTCAAATGATAGATAATAAAACATTTAGAATTGACAATGACAAGTTAATGTTATCATGGTGGGAAAAAAAAGAAGGCATGacatataaattttcataaatcataATTACTGCTTTAAAAAAGTTCGAGCCTAGTGttgaaaaaacaaaacaaaaactttAAAACAATCAAATATAAACATCCATATAATTGTTGTTTGATAGTTGTATAGTATTAAAAAATTGGTCCAAGTTGTAATTTTTTTGTGTTACGGTTTTTATCATCACCAATTCATTATTCAATTTTTCGATTGGATCTTAATTCATAATTTGTATTTCTTGGATCTTACGTTCATATGTAAGTGGTTCGTATATTTTCATGAATTTACACGATATAAATTTTTATCATAATGCATACGAATTTATATATAGAAAACATATATTAATCCTAAAATAGAATACATATTGAcattacatttaaaaataataattgtattatataaataaaatatttaacccAGAAACTCACAAAAAAAAGAAACACTCAAACCGTTCCATATTCACTTAATTATCAACGATAATGAGCcttataataatgataataataataataatttctgaCGCATGATTCTAATTCTTCGTTTTCTCTCAAAAGAGTTCATAAAACTTATCCACAGTGAATTTAAAGAAGAAAGGTTCAGGAAAACGATACAATGGATAAATGCCAGACAGATTCTGTTTGCATTTTTCTGAAAACCAAGTTGCCATATTGCTCtgcattttctttttattaaattCAGAAATATTCTTGACCTAGCTTGTTGCAATCTTAAAGAAGGGGGAAGGAAAAAACCAAGTACTATAAGCTCCAAAGTTTGTCTGTCTTTGGTCATGTCCTGCCTTTTTGAGTTTGGACATATTCCACTTTGCTGAAAGCAAATTTATCGGTTTTGGGTTAGCTGAGAAAAACCTGTCAAAACAAGGGTGGATTTTGTTGTTAATAGGTTTTCCAGAAATAGCAAGTTGAATTTCCAGTCATATTTTTGTTATGTCAAATGGCTAATGTTGTTAAAAACCAGGTTGGGGTGCCAGAAAACTTAACGAAACAGCTTGCTGTGGCTGTTAGGAGTATACAATGGAGCTATGCAATCTTTTGGTCTTTATCAGCTACACAACAAGGGTATTTTTTTCATACTTGGATCATTTGCTTTCATCAACTTTAATCTTGTTCATGTATCTCAATCctcatttttggttaaaatatgttttGATAGCCGATGTAAACTAAATTTACCACAAATAGAACTCTGGGTATGGTAATGGGAGAGAATCATTTTTGGTTAAATTTACCACAAAATGATATGGCTTTGATTGATAATCACCAGGGAAATCCAATGGGGAGATGGATACTACAATGGAGATATCAAGACTAGGAAGACTGTTCAAGCATTGGAGCTTAAAGCAGATAAAATAGGGCTACAAAGGAGTGAACAACTGAGAGAGCTTTATGAATCTTTGCTGGAAGGTGAAACTGATCAAAATAAGAGACCTTCTGCTGCATTATCTCCAGAGGATTTGTCTGATACAGAGTGGTATTACTTGGTTTGCATGTCCTTTGTATTCACTCCTGGACAAGGGTAATAAATTATCAATCAAACTTTATTGCCTTATATCTGTTTGTTGGTTTGCATAATTGTTAATTCTTGGTTTTACATTGTGTTGCATAGTTTGCCAGGAAAAGCATTTGCAAATGGTGAAACCATATGGTTATGTAATGCTCAATATGCAGATAGTAAAATTTTCTCCCGCTCTTTGCTTGCTAAGGTTGGtttgtttgtatgtttgtttgtttgttttcacTTGGCTTGAGTGTTGTTAATTTTAATGCATTACAAGATTGCCAATTGACTGACCTGTCAACTTGCTTTTACATGACTTGATGTCCATCATTTCCCCATAGAGTGCATCTATTCAGGTAAGATGATACCTCCTTGTATGAAGTAAATCTTGTCGTAAAATTAACCTGTCTCATCTTGGCTATTAATTTTGCTGTGCAGACTGTGGTATGTTTTCCCTACCTAGGAGGTGTTATTGAGCTAGGTGTAACTCAACTAGTAAGTTCCATTTTGGATCTTGGTAAATGTAGCGATAGAACTTATTAAGGGATCAAGCAATTATGGTACTTTTTATTTTCTCTGAAAATTCTTAATTCTTAAGGTTCCGGAGGATCCGAATCTGCTCCAGCATATTAAAGCTTCCTTGCTGGACTTCTCAAAGCCTGTTTGCTCTGAGAAATCTACCTCTGCCCCTCATAATGCAGATGATGACAAAGATCCTATATGTGCCAAGGTTGACCATGAGATAGTGGATTTGTTGGACTTGGAGAACCTCTATTCCCCTGCTAAAGAAATCAAATTCGATCACAAGAGATTCAACGAGTTACATGAAAGTATCAAGGAAGATTTCAATATCAGCTCCCCTGATGAGTGTTCAAATGGCTTCGAACAAAATCATCAGATGGATGACTCATTCATGCTTGAAGATGTGAATGGTGTTGCTTCTCAAGTACAAAGTTGGCATTTCATGGATGATGACTTCAGCATTCAAGAAAAAGCAGCAATCTCTTCTCCCAAGCGGGGAAGTGTAAGCCATTCTCATCTTAAAGAATTCCAACAAGGAAATCACACAATACTGAGCTCCTTGGATCTTGAAGTTGATGATGACTTGCACTACAAAAGAACTGTTTCTGCTATTCTAAGTACTTCAAACTGGTTGATCGAAAGCCCCAGTTTCACTACCTGTGGCTACAAATCTAGTTTTATCGGTTGGAAGAAAGAAGGAATGGAAAATTTTCATAGACCAAGGCTACATCAAAACATATTCAAAAAGATTCTATTTGCAGTGCCTCTAATGCATAGAGGCAAATGTAGCCTTGGGAAATTGGAAAACAATATTGATGCCACAGGACACGTTTTACCTGAGAAAAGAAGGGAGGAAGAGAAATTCCGGGTCCTCAAATCAATTGTTCCTTCTATCGATGAGGTTATTCGACTTTCATAGATGCTATTTTATGTTATCTAGAAATCCACTATGACATAAAATTCATACATCTTTTTTACATACGGTgtcttattataaaattttattctgaTCTGCAGTGTTTGTTTTTGCAGATTGACAAAGAATCAATTCTCAAGGACACAATTAAGTACCTGAAAGAGCTAGAAGCAAGGATAGAAGAGTTGGAATCTTGCAAGAATTCAATGGAGTTTGAGGCAAGGCCTAGAAGGAATTGCCTGGATGTGGTGGAGCAGACTTCAGATAATTACGAAAACAGAAAAGTTGACAGTGTCAAGAAGCCTTGGATAAACAAGAGGAAGGCCTGTGCCATCGATGAAAGCCTCCATGAATCTGGTTCGGAATTAAATAGGACTATTCCGAAAGATGGCCTTGCACCAGCCGTGAAAGTAAGCATAAAAGAACTAGAAGttataattgaaataaaatgtCCTTGCAGGGAATTCTTGTTGCTGGATATCATGGAGGCTATAAACAACTTACATTTGGATGCTCACACGGTCCAATCGTGCACTCTCGATGGTCTTGTCACATTAACCCTGAAATCTAAGGTTCGTACGATCAGGCTTGTTTTAACAGAATCCTCAGTTCTTTATTGTTCCATTCTTAACAAAGAATCCTGTCCTTTTTTATTTTCCCAGTTTCGTGGAGCAGCCATTGCACCTGCAGGGATGATCAAACAAACACTAGAAAGAGTTGCAGCTAAGTGATGATGAGAACCAGATCATAAACTAATCATCAACCGGTATTCAATTTGTTGGGTTTCTAGGTTCAGTATGCTCATCTCTTGTTTTTGGGTTACTTGGTAACCAAGCAAATGCACTGttaaaaggaagaaaaagaaactTAGTTTTTTCTCTTAACAAGCATTTGTTTTCAGCCATTGTAGCCTTCCCTTTAGCTACCTAGTACCTGTTTCTTGTAAGGCTTTAGGTTGAACCTCAGTTATGAAATTACTTTATTTTATGATCATGCAATGTCCAGTTCATCACTTTTCTTTCCTTAATTTATTAACCATActtcatctacttaatatttggGGATTTTCCTCTCTAAAGCAGcagtttaaatttaattattgataattagcataatatcaaatttaacccttaacatttacatcttttcaatttgatccttattctatttttgagctaaa
This is a stretch of genomic DNA from Gossypium arboreum isolate Shixiya-1 chromosome 11, ASM2569848v2, whole genome shotgun sequence. It encodes these proteins:
- the LOC108471035 gene encoding transcription factor MYC1, which produces MANVVKNQVGVPENLTKQLAVAVRSIQWSYAIFWSLSATQQGEIQWGDGYYNGDIKTRKTVQALELKADKIGLQRSEQLRELYESLLEGETDQNKRPSAALSPEDLSDTEWYYLVCMSFVFTPGQGLPGKAFANGETIWLCNAQYADSKIFSRSLLAKTVVCFPYLGGVIELGVTQLVPEDPNLLQHIKASLLDFSKPVCSEKSTSAPHNADDDKDPICAKVDHEIVDLLDLENLYSPAKEIKFDHKRFNELHESIKEDFNISSPDECSNGFEQNHQMDDSFMLEDVNGVASQVQSWHFMDDDFSIQEKAAISSPKRGSVSHSHLKEFQQGNHTILSSLDLEVDDDLHYKRTVSAILSTSNWLIESPSFTTCGYKSSFIGWKKEGMENFHRPRLHQNIFKKILFAVPLMHRGKCSLGKLENNIDATGHVLPEKRREEEKFRVLKSIVPSIDEIDKESILKDTIKYLKELEARIEELESCKNSMEFEARPRRNCLDVVEQTSDNYENRKVDSVKKPWINKRKACAIDESLHESGSELNRTIPKDGLAPAVKVSIKELEVIIEIKCPCREFLLLDIMEAINNLHLDAHTVQSCTLDGLVTLTLKSKFRGAAIAPAGMIKQTLERVAAK